The proteins below are encoded in one region of Carassius auratus strain Wakin linkage group LG44F, ASM336829v1, whole genome shotgun sequence:
- the LOC113068366 gene encoding ER membrane protein complex subunit 1-like isoform X1 — translation MAWLVVRLAISMSLLYTASAVFEDQVGKFDWRQQFIGKVRFALFDTHSQASKKLLLATDKNVFASLNSRTGDLFWRHVDKTGPEGHIDALLMYGQDAVVVVGNGRLLRSWETTVGGLKWETVLDTGSFQAAALVGVQDFVKYVAVLKKSAISLHDLSSGSEIWVENLPDSDSVQYQTIYSGGNGLVLVLGVVPNSHIVIVEYKIEDGEIMNKKSVEAAWMSSLESSCAVVSSGILLCVDQITQSLYTLPLQSAEQTEMRQIHLQTLDLEVVSGFRPVLTSTQPNPAQPPLSEFFLQLSPDHHILLQFKDGLIAPLRDFNPAYLAAFATSGERTVAAVMSPKNDTACSINLFSADTGRRHLDTTIIYHMDPNGGKPNRLYVHAFLKKDDSVGYRVMVQTEDLALTFLQQPGRVVWMREEALADVVTMEMVDLPFTGTQAELEGEFGKKAAIQDGLLPMVLKRLSSQFILLQAWLAHLWKLFYDARKPRSSVKNEVTIDVLSRDEFNLQKMMLMVTASGKLFGIDSKSGTILWKQYLENIQPNSVFKLIVQRTTAHFPHPPQCTLLIKNKDTGLGSLYVFNPIFGKKSQISVPALPRPILQTLLLPVIDQDYAKVLLLIDDQYKVTAFPSTKNVLQQLQDTASSIFFYLVDSSQGKLSGFRLRKDLSTELIWEVVIPTEVQKIVAVKGKRANEHVHSQGRVMGDRSVLYKYLNPNLLAVITESTDTHQERSFVGIILIDGVTGRIVHEAVQRKARGPVHFVHSENWVVYVYWNSKFRRNEFSVLELFEGAELYNSTVFSSLDRPHPPQVLQQSYIFPAPINTLEATLTEKGITSRHLLVGLPSGNILSLPKLFLDPRRPEMVSEQSREENLIPYAPEMPIREEWFINYNQTVSRVRGIYTAPSGLESTCLVVAYGLDIYQSRVFPSKQFDVLKDDYDYILISSVLFGLFFATMISKRLAEVKLLNRAWR, via the exons ATGGCTTGGCTTGTAGTAAGATTAGCAATATCTATGTCTTTATTATATACTGCGTCGGCGGTATTTGAAGATCAAGTTGGAAAGTTTGATTG GAGACAGCAGTTTATCGGCAAGGTGCGCTTCGCCTTGTTTGACACTCATTCTCAAGCGTCTAAAAAGCTCCTGCTGGCAACTGACAAGAACGTGTTTGCGTCCCTCAACTCAAGGACTGGAGACCTGT TCTGGCGTCATGTGGATAAGACAGGACCAGAGGGTCATATTGATGCGCTGCTTATGTATGGACAGG atgctgttgttgttgtcGGGAATGGCCGTCTGCTTCGCTCCTGGGAGACCACAGTCGGTGGCTTGAAGTGGGAGACAGTGCTTGATACAGGAAG CTTTCAAGCTGCTGCTTTAGTTGGAGTTCAAGACTTTGTGAAGTATGTTGCTGTGCTGAAGAAATCCGCAATCTCTCTCCATGACCTTTCAAGTGGCAGCGAGATATGGGTGGAAAACCTACCTGACAG TGACTCTGTGCAATATCAAACTATTTATTCTGGTGGGAATGGACTGGTGCTTGTTTTGGGAGTTGTGCCAAATTCCCATATTGTTATTGTTGAATACAAAATTGAAGATGGAGAAATCATGAACAAG aaatcAGTTGAAGCCGCATGGATGTCAAGCCTGGAGAGCAGCTGTGCAGTCGTCAGCTCAGGAATCCTATTGTGTGTGGATCAGATCACACAGTCCCTGTACACTCTTCCACTGCAGTCTGCAGAACAGACAGAAATGAGACAGATCCACCTCCAG ACGCTAGATTTGGAGGTGGTGTCTGGTTTCCGGCCTGTTCTGACATCCACTCAACCCAATCCAGCTCAGCCTCCTCTCTCTGAGTTCTTCTTGCAGCTCAGTCCAGATCATCACATCCTGCTGCAGTTCAAAGATGGCCTTATCGCTCCACTCCGAGACTTCAATCCA GCATATCTGGCTGCTTTTGCCACATCTGGAGAGAGGACAGTCGCTGCTGTGATGTCCCCAAAGAATGATACT GCTTGTAGCATCAACCTGTTCAGTGCTGACACTGGGCGGAGGCACCTTGATACCACCATTATCTACCACATGGACCCTAACGGAGGAAAGCCTAACAGA TTATATGTCCACGCCTTTCTGAAGAAAGATGATTCTGTGGGCTACCGAGTCATGGTGCAGACGGAAGACCTTGCACTCACATTTCTACAGCAACCTG GCAGGGTCGTCTGGATGAGGGAGGAGGCCCTGGCTGATGTGGTCACCATGGAGATGGTTGATCTGCCATTCACTGGAACACAGGCAGAACTGGAGGGAGAGTTTGGAAAGAAAGCTG CCATTCAAG ATGGGCTTTTACCCATGGTTCTCAAGCGCCTCTCTTCCCAGTTCATCCTGCTGCAGGCCTGGCTGGCCCATCTCTGGAAACTCTTTTATGATGCCCGGAAGCCCAGAAGCAGTGTGAAGAATGAGGTCACCATAGACGTACTGTCTCGGGATGAGTTCAACCTGCAGAAAATGATGTTGATGGTAACTGCCTCTGGGAAG CTCTTTGGCATCGACAGTAAATCAGGAACCATTTTATGGAAGCAGTATTTAGAAAACATCCAGCCCAACTCTGTTTTCAAACTCATTGTGCAGAGGACCACTGCTCACTTTCCTCATCCTCCACAGTGCACACTTCTTATAAAAAACAAG GACACTGGTCTTGGAAGCCTCTATGTCTTCAATCCCATCTTTGGCAAGAAGAGTCAAATTAGTGTCCCTGCCTTACCCAGACCTATCCTTCAGACCCTGCTGCTGCCTGTCATAGACCAGGACTATGCTAAAGTCCTTCTACTTATCGATGACCAGTACAAG GTCACAGCATTTCCATCTACAAAGAATGTTCTACAACAGCTTCAAGACACAGCATCCTCCATATTTTTCTACCTAGTGGACTCCAGTCAGGGAAAACTGTCTGGTTTCCGTCTGCGCAAG GATTTGTCTACAGAGCTAATCTGGGAGGTGGTAATTCCCACTGAGGTGCAGAAGATAGTAGCTGTCAAAGGGAAACGTGCAAATGAACATGTGCATTCCCAGGGCAGAGTCATGGGGGATCGTAGTGTGCTCTACAAG TATCTGAACCCTAATCTCTTGGCTGTGATAACGGAAAGCACAGACACCCATCAGGAGCGCAGCTTTGTTGGAATCATCCTGATTGATGGTGTCACTGGACGTATTGTGCATGAAGCCGTGCAGCGGAAGGCCAGAGGACCTGTTCACTTTGTACATTCAGAAAACTGGGTGGTG TATGTGTACTGGAACTCCAAGTTCCGCAGAAATGAGTTTTCTGTGTTGGAGCTCTTTGAGGGAGCAGAGCTCTATAACAGCACAGTGTTCAGCTCCCTGGACAGACCACATCCACCTCAGGTTCTGCAGCAGTCGTACATTTTTCCGGCTCCCATAAACACTTTGGAAGCCACACTTACGGAAAAAGGCATCACAAGCCGTCACCTTCTTG TGGGGCTACCATCAGGCAACATTTTATCCTTACCAAAGCTGTTTCTGGACCCACGGAGACCAGAGATGGTCTCAGAACAGAGTCG GGAGGAAAACCTCATACCATATGCTCCAGAAATGCCCATTCGTGAAGAGTGGTTTATAAACTACAACCAAACTGTGTCGAGAGTAAGGGGCATCTACACTGCCCCCTCTGGCCTGGAGTCTACCTGTTTG GTGGTTGCGTATGGTCTTGACATCTACCAGAGTAGAGTGTTCCCCTCCAAGCAATTTGATGTCCTTAAGGATGACTATGACTATATATTAATCAGCAGTGTACTCTTTGGCCTTTTCTTTGCCACCATGATCAGCAAACGTCTAGCGGAAGTGAAACTGCTCAACAGGGCATGGCGATAA
- the LOC113068366 gene encoding ER membrane protein complex subunit 1-like isoform X2 has translation MAWLVVRLAISMSLLYTASAVFEDQVGKFDWRQQFIGKVRFALFDTHSQASKKLLLATDKNVFASLNSRTGDLFWRHVDKTGPEGHIDALLMYGQDAVVVVGNGRLLRSWETTVGGLKWETVLDTGSFQAAALVGVQDFVKYVAVLKKSAISLHDLSSGSEIWVENLPDSDSVQYQTIYSGGNGLVLVLGVVPNSHIVIVEYKIEDGEIMNKKSVEAAWMSSLESSCAVVSSGILLCVDQITQSLYTLPLQSAEQTEMRQIHLQTLDLEVVSGFRPVLTSTQPNPAQPPLSEFFLQLSPDHHILLQFKDGLIAPLRDFNPAYLAAFATSGERTVAAVMSPKNDTACSINLFSADTGRRHLDTTIIYHMDPNGGKPNRLYVHAFLKKDDSVGYRVMVQTEDLALTFLQQPGRVVWMREEALADVVTMEMVDLPFTGTQAELEGEFGKKADGLLPMVLKRLSSQFILLQAWLAHLWKLFYDARKPRSSVKNEVTIDVLSRDEFNLQKMMLMVTASGKLFGIDSKSGTILWKQYLENIQPNSVFKLIVQRTTAHFPHPPQCTLLIKNKDTGLGSLYVFNPIFGKKSQISVPALPRPILQTLLLPVIDQDYAKVLLLIDDQYKVTAFPSTKNVLQQLQDTASSIFFYLVDSSQGKLSGFRLRKDLSTELIWEVVIPTEVQKIVAVKGKRANEHVHSQGRVMGDRSVLYKYLNPNLLAVITESTDTHQERSFVGIILIDGVTGRIVHEAVQRKARGPVHFVHSENWVVYVYWNSKFRRNEFSVLELFEGAELYNSTVFSSLDRPHPPQVLQQSYIFPAPINTLEATLTEKGITSRHLLVGLPSGNILSLPKLFLDPRRPEMVSEQSREENLIPYAPEMPIREEWFINYNQTVSRVRGIYTAPSGLESTCLVVAYGLDIYQSRVFPSKQFDVLKDDYDYILISSVLFGLFFATMISKRLAEVKLLNRAWR, from the exons ATGGCTTGGCTTGTAGTAAGATTAGCAATATCTATGTCTTTATTATATACTGCGTCGGCGGTATTTGAAGATCAAGTTGGAAAGTTTGATTG GAGACAGCAGTTTATCGGCAAGGTGCGCTTCGCCTTGTTTGACACTCATTCTCAAGCGTCTAAAAAGCTCCTGCTGGCAACTGACAAGAACGTGTTTGCGTCCCTCAACTCAAGGACTGGAGACCTGT TCTGGCGTCATGTGGATAAGACAGGACCAGAGGGTCATATTGATGCGCTGCTTATGTATGGACAGG atgctgttgttgttgtcGGGAATGGCCGTCTGCTTCGCTCCTGGGAGACCACAGTCGGTGGCTTGAAGTGGGAGACAGTGCTTGATACAGGAAG CTTTCAAGCTGCTGCTTTAGTTGGAGTTCAAGACTTTGTGAAGTATGTTGCTGTGCTGAAGAAATCCGCAATCTCTCTCCATGACCTTTCAAGTGGCAGCGAGATATGGGTGGAAAACCTACCTGACAG TGACTCTGTGCAATATCAAACTATTTATTCTGGTGGGAATGGACTGGTGCTTGTTTTGGGAGTTGTGCCAAATTCCCATATTGTTATTGTTGAATACAAAATTGAAGATGGAGAAATCATGAACAAG aaatcAGTTGAAGCCGCATGGATGTCAAGCCTGGAGAGCAGCTGTGCAGTCGTCAGCTCAGGAATCCTATTGTGTGTGGATCAGATCACACAGTCCCTGTACACTCTTCCACTGCAGTCTGCAGAACAGACAGAAATGAGACAGATCCACCTCCAG ACGCTAGATTTGGAGGTGGTGTCTGGTTTCCGGCCTGTTCTGACATCCACTCAACCCAATCCAGCTCAGCCTCCTCTCTCTGAGTTCTTCTTGCAGCTCAGTCCAGATCATCACATCCTGCTGCAGTTCAAAGATGGCCTTATCGCTCCACTCCGAGACTTCAATCCA GCATATCTGGCTGCTTTTGCCACATCTGGAGAGAGGACAGTCGCTGCTGTGATGTCCCCAAAGAATGATACT GCTTGTAGCATCAACCTGTTCAGTGCTGACACTGGGCGGAGGCACCTTGATACCACCATTATCTACCACATGGACCCTAACGGAGGAAAGCCTAACAGA TTATATGTCCACGCCTTTCTGAAGAAAGATGATTCTGTGGGCTACCGAGTCATGGTGCAGACGGAAGACCTTGCACTCACATTTCTACAGCAACCTG GCAGGGTCGTCTGGATGAGGGAGGAGGCCCTGGCTGATGTGGTCACCATGGAGATGGTTGATCTGCCATTCACTGGAACACAGGCAGAACTGGAGGGAGAGTTTGGAAAGAAAGCTG ATGGGCTTTTACCCATGGTTCTCAAGCGCCTCTCTTCCCAGTTCATCCTGCTGCAGGCCTGGCTGGCCCATCTCTGGAAACTCTTTTATGATGCCCGGAAGCCCAGAAGCAGTGTGAAGAATGAGGTCACCATAGACGTACTGTCTCGGGATGAGTTCAACCTGCAGAAAATGATGTTGATGGTAACTGCCTCTGGGAAG CTCTTTGGCATCGACAGTAAATCAGGAACCATTTTATGGAAGCAGTATTTAGAAAACATCCAGCCCAACTCTGTTTTCAAACTCATTGTGCAGAGGACCACTGCTCACTTTCCTCATCCTCCACAGTGCACACTTCTTATAAAAAACAAG GACACTGGTCTTGGAAGCCTCTATGTCTTCAATCCCATCTTTGGCAAGAAGAGTCAAATTAGTGTCCCTGCCTTACCCAGACCTATCCTTCAGACCCTGCTGCTGCCTGTCATAGACCAGGACTATGCTAAAGTCCTTCTACTTATCGATGACCAGTACAAG GTCACAGCATTTCCATCTACAAAGAATGTTCTACAACAGCTTCAAGACACAGCATCCTCCATATTTTTCTACCTAGTGGACTCCAGTCAGGGAAAACTGTCTGGTTTCCGTCTGCGCAAG GATTTGTCTACAGAGCTAATCTGGGAGGTGGTAATTCCCACTGAGGTGCAGAAGATAGTAGCTGTCAAAGGGAAACGTGCAAATGAACATGTGCATTCCCAGGGCAGAGTCATGGGGGATCGTAGTGTGCTCTACAAG TATCTGAACCCTAATCTCTTGGCTGTGATAACGGAAAGCACAGACACCCATCAGGAGCGCAGCTTTGTTGGAATCATCCTGATTGATGGTGTCACTGGACGTATTGTGCATGAAGCCGTGCAGCGGAAGGCCAGAGGACCTGTTCACTTTGTACATTCAGAAAACTGGGTGGTG TATGTGTACTGGAACTCCAAGTTCCGCAGAAATGAGTTTTCTGTGTTGGAGCTCTTTGAGGGAGCAGAGCTCTATAACAGCACAGTGTTCAGCTCCCTGGACAGACCACATCCACCTCAGGTTCTGCAGCAGTCGTACATTTTTCCGGCTCCCATAAACACTTTGGAAGCCACACTTACGGAAAAAGGCATCACAAGCCGTCACCTTCTTG TGGGGCTACCATCAGGCAACATTTTATCCTTACCAAAGCTGTTTCTGGACCCACGGAGACCAGAGATGGTCTCAGAACAGAGTCG GGAGGAAAACCTCATACCATATGCTCCAGAAATGCCCATTCGTGAAGAGTGGTTTATAAACTACAACCAAACTGTGTCGAGAGTAAGGGGCATCTACACTGCCCCCTCTGGCCTGGAGTCTACCTGTTTG GTGGTTGCGTATGGTCTTGACATCTACCAGAGTAGAGTGTTCCCCTCCAAGCAATTTGATGTCCTTAAGGATGACTATGACTATATATTAATCAGCAGTGTACTCTTTGGCCTTTTCTTTGCCACCATGATCAGCAAACGTCTAGCGGAAGTGAAACTGCTCAACAGGGCATGGCGATAA